One Luteolibacter arcticus DNA segment encodes these proteins:
- a CDS encoding sialate O-acetylesterase encodes MKLTILLITLSAVSICRGDDALPFISPVFGDHMVLQRDKPNTIWGWTRPNTEVRLEFGGKGIQTVSGDDGRWSIRFIPPPAGGPYTMVVDGPQHRELSNVLVGDVWLCSGQSNMEFPLHRTIDAGDAIKNAGHSSIRFFTATSQVGYRPLAVPKGSWGSCTPESAANFSAVGYHFGLRIHEDQKVPIGLVQCAIGGTPAESWTSENALRPLGDFNQPLDEVARLRERGGPQYGNFIAHWYDEYDRGHKDNSWFSPDLDDSDWAPVTLKGGFSQLGVPDTPAVAYFRKTITLPDNAPTRGAKIHLGVVERMDTVHINGRWTGASAWVENPRAYSIPEGALRPGKNVIVIRVLKSLPDGGFRSPGGQLKISLADKSEIPLDGDWLGKIGVDARPPHPLPAGFENWPVMPSVLYNGMIAPLSPLSLTGAIWYQGEANAGRAAQYRKLLPAMIGDWRRTFGQGDFPFYIVSLAAYMPHRDQPGGTDAWAEFRDAQAFISGTVKNSGLALAIDKGDGGDIHPRDKRDVGERLALCALAGHYGKEIPCSGPVFRSVEPAGSGESLRIHFDHAEGGMVSSGPTLEEFSVAGDDLKWTWAKARIEGNAVVVSSPTVPRPKYVRYAWQSNPKATLYNKAGLPAVPFRTDGNP; translated from the coding sequence ATGAAACTCACAATCCTGCTTATCACCCTGAGCGCCGTCTCGATTTGTCGGGGCGATGACGCCCTGCCCTTCATCAGCCCGGTCTTCGGCGACCACATGGTTCTCCAGCGGGACAAGCCGAACACGATCTGGGGCTGGACCCGGCCGAATACCGAGGTGCGGCTGGAGTTCGGAGGCAAAGGCATCCAAACCGTGTCCGGCGACGACGGACGCTGGTCGATCCGTTTCATCCCGCCGCCCGCGGGAGGCCCCTACACCATGGTGGTGGATGGACCCCAGCATCGCGAACTGAGCAACGTGTTGGTGGGCGATGTCTGGCTATGCAGCGGCCAGTCGAACATGGAGTTCCCGCTCCACCGGACGATTGACGCCGGCGATGCCATCAAGAATGCCGGTCATTCCAGCATCCGGTTTTTCACCGCGACCAGCCAGGTCGGCTATCGCCCGCTGGCCGTGCCGAAAGGATCGTGGGGATCATGCACCCCCGAATCGGCGGCAAACTTCTCCGCTGTGGGCTATCATTTCGGCTTGAGAATCCACGAGGACCAGAAGGTTCCGATCGGCCTGGTGCAGTGCGCCATCGGCGGCACCCCCGCCGAAAGCTGGACCAGCGAAAACGCGCTGCGACCACTTGGTGATTTCAACCAACCACTCGATGAGGTTGCTCGCCTGCGTGAGCGCGGCGGCCCGCAGTACGGCAATTTCATCGCCCATTGGTACGACGAATATGACCGGGGCCATAAAGACAATTCATGGTTCTCGCCCGATCTCGACGACAGCGACTGGGCTCCCGTCACGCTGAAAGGCGGCTTCTCGCAACTCGGCGTTCCCGACACCCCGGCTGTCGCGTATTTCCGAAAGACGATCACGTTGCCGGACAACGCCCCAACTCGCGGGGCGAAGATTCACCTCGGTGTCGTCGAGCGCATGGACACCGTCCACATCAACGGTCGCTGGACCGGTGCCAGCGCCTGGGTTGAAAACCCGCGCGCCTATTCCATTCCGGAGGGAGCGCTTCGCCCCGGCAAGAACGTCATCGTGATCCGCGTGCTCAAGAGCCTGCCCGACGGCGGCTTTCGCTCACCGGGCGGACAACTGAAAATCTCACTTGCCGACAAATCTGAGATCCCGCTGGATGGCGACTGGCTCGGCAAGATCGGCGTCGATGCCCGCCCGCCACACCCGCTACCGGCAGGCTTTGAAAACTGGCCGGTCATGCCCTCCGTCCTCTACAATGGCATGATTGCCCCGCTTTCCCCGCTGTCTCTAACAGGAGCGATCTGGTATCAGGGCGAGGCCAACGCAGGACGCGCCGCGCAGTATCGAAAGCTCCTGCCTGCGATGATCGGAGACTGGCGCCGTACCTTCGGACAGGGTGACTTCCCCTTCTACATCGTCAGCCTCGCTGCCTACATGCCGCACCGCGACCAGCCGGGAGGGACCGACGCTTGGGCGGAATTCCGCGACGCGCAGGCATTCATCTCCGGCACGGTGAAGAACAGCGGCCTCGCGCTGGCGATCGACAAGGGCGACGGAGGCGACATCCATCCGCGGGACAAACGTGACGTCGGCGAGCGGCTCGCTCTCTGTGCCCTGGCGGGTCACTACGGAAAGGAAATTCCGTGCTCGGGGCCCGTGTTCCGGTCGGTCGAACCTGCCGGGTCCGGCGAATCCTTGCGAATTCATTTCGACCACGCCGAGGGCGGCATGGTTTCGAGCGGCCCGACCTTGGAGGAATTCTCCGTCGCCGGTGACGACTTGAAATGGACATGGGCAAAGGCACGCATCGAGGGCAATGCCGTGGTCGTCTCCTCCCCGACAGTCCCACGTCCGAAGTACGTCCGCTACGCCTGGCAGTCCAATCCGAAGGCCACGCTCTACAACAAGGCCGGGCTACCGGCGGTCCCCTTCAGAACGGATGGGAACCCCTAG
- a CDS encoding Gfo/Idh/MocA family protein — MTTLRRRSFIGTAAAAAAFTTLRSRAQEDPGPPIRLGLIGCGWWGMVDVKATFKAGGVQVVAICDVDSEHLAKAADEIEKLQGSRPKTFKEYPALLAEENLQAVIIATPPQWHALPFIAACEKGLAIYCEKPLAYDIREGRAMVDASRKAGNIVQIGFQRRHASGFVEARKYIQEGKAGRILSAEAQIHYTAPTPDPTATDPPASLDWDQWCGPAPLIPYSAAVGHMNWRLEKTTGHGHLVDWGAHLIDSARWILGAGAPLSVAAAGGLYHLKGKITTPDVLTVHFEFEDFPLTWRHRIWGAQDMNPETSNGIFLYGEKETVFCSDNKWIVLPQGRGQQPKVNEVRNDSSAEHLAEFLAAVRSRQQPSCTPEEGHLSTTAVKLAMISYDTGAKITWDAKTEQITGNPEASKLLKREYRAPWKHPFPG, encoded by the coding sequence ATGACCACGCTTCGCCGACGCAGTTTCATTGGCACCGCCGCCGCCGCGGCTGCCTTCACCACCCTCCGGTCCCGCGCGCAAGAGGATCCCGGCCCGCCCATCAGGCTCGGCCTCATCGGCTGCGGCTGGTGGGGAATGGTCGATGTGAAGGCCACATTCAAGGCCGGCGGCGTACAAGTCGTGGCGATTTGTGACGTGGACAGCGAGCACCTCGCCAAGGCTGCGGATGAAATCGAAAAGCTCCAGGGCAGCCGCCCGAAGACCTTCAAGGAATACCCCGCCCTGCTCGCCGAGGAAAACCTGCAGGCCGTGATCATCGCCACTCCGCCGCAGTGGCATGCCCTGCCCTTCATCGCTGCCTGTGAGAAAGGCCTGGCGATCTACTGCGAGAAGCCCCTCGCCTATGACATCCGCGAAGGCCGCGCGATGGTCGATGCCTCCAGGAAAGCGGGCAATATCGTGCAGATCGGCTTCCAACGCCGTCACGCAAGCGGCTTCGTGGAGGCGCGCAAATACATCCAGGAGGGCAAGGCCGGCCGCATCCTCTCCGCCGAAGCGCAGATCCACTACACCGCGCCGACACCCGATCCCACGGCCACCGACCCGCCCGCCTCGCTCGATTGGGACCAGTGGTGCGGACCCGCCCCGCTCATCCCCTACAGCGCGGCCGTCGGCCACATGAACTGGCGGCTCGAGAAGACCACCGGCCACGGCCACCTCGTCGATTGGGGTGCACATCTCATCGACAGTGCGCGCTGGATCCTCGGCGCGGGCGCACCGCTGTCCGTCGCCGCCGCAGGGGGCTTGTATCACCTGAAGGGCAAGATCACCACGCCGGACGTCCTGACGGTGCACTTCGAGTTCGAGGACTTCCCGCTCACCTGGCGTCATCGCATCTGGGGAGCACAGGACATGAACCCGGAGACTTCCAACGGCATCTTCCTCTACGGCGAGAAGGAGACCGTCTTCTGCTCCGATAACAAATGGATCGTCCTTCCCCAAGGCCGCGGCCAACAGCCGAAGGTGAATGAAGTCCGCAACGACTCCAGCGCCGAGCACCTCGCCGAGTTCCTGGCAGCCGTGCGCTCGCGCCAGCAACCGTCGTGCACGCCGGAAGAAGGCCACCTTTCCACGACGGCGGTGAAGCTGGCGATGATCTCCTACGACACCGGCGCGAAGATCACCTGGGACGCGAAAACCGAACAGATCACGGGCAATCCCGAGGCCTCCAAGCTGCTCAAGCGCGAATACCGCGCACCGTGGAAGCATCCCTTCCCCGGCTGA
- a CDS encoding MFS transporter, protein MNPSKLTVTEKIGYSGADAAANFVFMTMILFQTNFYTDTFGLTASVAAAILLWPKLWDAIFDPIMGIWADRTNTRWGKFRPWILWTAVPWSVVMVLAYTTPKGWSTASLIAYAAITNTMLMTLYSMNNMPYSALGGVMTADLNERAKLNSYRFVAVNIAQFIVGGFTLPLVAKFSEGHDRAHGWQMTMTIWAVLCLVLFLVTFFTTRERIRPVSESHAPPKQDFKDLLKNSPWKVMASMTLIHFAILSFRGGANYNYYHQYADRGAMYDFLEKIGLTAGPLAPGQSKPGGLMEWLGYIVHGARDDLAASNVADVFNSIINMAGTATTILVIMLSASFASRFGKKAVAVTGFGLSTVCAFAFYLLRPADIGGMIALTILTSVVYAPTVPLVWAMFADVADYSELTTGRRFTGTVFATIGFCLKAGLAFGQASFLWVMAGLFNYDTKFPGASEAVGGYRFSVSIIVGLMFAACTVLLARYKLNKNATIEMADELARRRALATREATLA, encoded by the coding sequence ATGAACCCGTCCAAGCTCACCGTCACCGAGAAGATCGGCTACAGCGGCGCCGATGCCGCGGCGAACTTCGTCTTCATGACGATGATTCTGTTCCAGACGAACTTCTACACGGACACCTTCGGTCTTACCGCGAGCGTCGCTGCCGCTATCTTGCTGTGGCCGAAACTGTGGGACGCCATCTTCGATCCCATCATGGGCATCTGGGCGGATCGCACGAACACTCGCTGGGGGAAATTCCGGCCATGGATCCTTTGGACCGCGGTGCCGTGGTCGGTGGTGATGGTCCTCGCGTATACCACGCCGAAGGGCTGGAGCACGGCTTCGCTGATCGCTTACGCCGCGATCACCAACACGATGCTGATGACCCTCTACTCGATGAACAACATGCCCTACTCGGCGCTGGGCGGGGTGATGACGGCGGATCTCAACGAGCGGGCGAAGCTCAACTCCTACCGCTTCGTCGCGGTCAACATCGCGCAATTCATCGTCGGCGGCTTTACCCTGCCGCTGGTTGCGAAGTTTTCGGAAGGCCATGACCGCGCGCATGGCTGGCAGATGACGATGACGATCTGGGCGGTGCTCTGCCTTGTGCTGTTCCTCGTGACATTTTTCACGACCCGCGAGCGCATCCGGCCGGTGAGCGAGTCGCACGCCCCGCCGAAGCAGGACTTCAAAGACCTTCTGAAGAATAGCCCGTGGAAAGTCATGGCGTCCATGACGCTTATCCATTTTGCCATCCTTTCGTTCCGCGGGGGGGCGAACTACAACTACTACCACCAGTACGCGGACCGTGGGGCGATGTATGATTTCCTCGAAAAGATCGGTCTCACGGCGGGACCCCTCGCTCCTGGCCAATCAAAGCCCGGCGGGCTGATGGAGTGGCTTGGCTACATCGTCCACGGTGCGCGCGACGATCTCGCCGCATCGAATGTGGCGGATGTCTTCAACAGCATCATCAACATGGCTGGCACTGCGACAACCATCCTGGTAATCATGTTGTCCGCATCCTTTGCCAGCCGTTTCGGAAAGAAAGCGGTGGCCGTCACGGGGTTCGGCCTCTCGACGGTCTGTGCGTTCGCCTTCTATCTGCTAAGGCCGGCTGATATCGGCGGCATGATCGCCCTTACGATCCTTACTTCGGTCGTGTATGCCCCGACGGTTCCGCTGGTGTGGGCGATGTTCGCGGATGTAGCGGACTACTCTGAATTGACCACGGGCCGCCGTTTTACTGGTACCGTCTTCGCGACCATCGGCTTCTGCCTGAAGGCAGGCCTTGCCTTCGGGCAGGCGTCCTTCCTGTGGGTCATGGCCGGGCTGTTCAACTATGACACGAAGTTTCCCGGTGCCTCCGAGGCGGTGGGCGGCTATCGTTTCAGCGTCTCCATCATCGTGGGGCTGATGTTCGCAGCCTGCACGGTGTTATTAGCGCGGTATAAGCTTAACAAGAACGCCACCATCGAGATGGCTGATGAACTCGCGCGCCGACGGGCCCTCGCGACAAGGGAGGCGACCTTGGCCTGA
- a CDS encoding PVC-type heme-binding CxxCH protein codes for MHAIRLTLLLPLAALGAVLAKPLIAPKPEARRLEVLFFGAPTANGPGHDPVTRYRAIKRNLGTEGIDFTYSENPAEALSPSTLAKYDAVLMYGNWEQNGPMPTAQLSSLTAYVENGGAFLPIHCASACYGKSPEFIKLVGGRFKGHTAGVFKATNVNPEHPIMRSYGGFEAWDETYVHDTQSEDRVILEKRDQEPWTWVREQGKGRIFYTAAGHDHRVWDQPAFRDLIKRAILWSVGPEKQAKLAALELPVLEQQEVELPGYVKRELITKAQKPLSAEDSMKLAQVPAGFELSLFASEPDIVNPIFVNWDHRGRAFVIQTVDYPNNLHSGNLGNDKIIICDDTDKDGRADKFTTFADKLSIPTSLVFANGGMICTNGTDMLFLQDTDGDDKSDVRKVLFTGFSMGDTHAGVSNLRYGHDGWIYATVGYSGFRGYVGGKQQQFTQGIFRFKPDASELEYLQPTTNNTWGLGTTSDFDVMGSTANGNPSFYPTHAQAAYESIGRRAPRTPRADDNPIFNPSSTDIRQVDQHEKYTAGAGHAFYTAERFPAEWREKAAFVTEATGKLVGTFDITRQGSGYKAVQRFNNLYNSADAWSGPVCAEVGPDGAMWICDWYNLIIQHNPTPNKRSAGLDAKNGKGNAYETPLRDTQYGRIYRIYPKGSPDDATPGLDPAKPETLIAALDHPNLLWRLHAQRLIIESGNKQLAEKLGSLAAAGTRGSAHAVYALAGLGAMNEDTASTALKSKVRAIQRAGIKVATPQQLKEAYIAEGAFTVADDRELADALVSLSRLPEDVELGKALFNLITKEESRITEEVTLKDAWLIAAHRHAASVTAAAKAAGYTGEVIEKLEMPNQMPNPGFNEVVDGKPTGWNEVRVYGDGTPFDVSTTADGRNGTPGLALSSTAKAVDGGAVVNLRVKPATRYRLSVWAKAVGLQPVGDGLGAMLFCEGGERSGNVKGDSEWTQLSTELDTGDRSRLLVHCLIGAFGGATGTVIFDDISLTEIPGASGAKGLLAELAAKAANPAASATAKKFAPDPEVHKRGAEIYGLTCIACHQPTGAGLDGAFPPLDGSDWATGDPSVPIRIVTGGLQGPVKVAGKDYNAVMPAHVDLDDQKVSDVLTYVRQSWSNDASPVTPVQVKEIRERHKDRTTPWTAAELSR; via the coding sequence ATGCATGCCATCCGCCTGACGCTCCTCCTGCCGCTGGCCGCCCTCGGTGCGGTCCTGGCCAAGCCCCTGATCGCGCCGAAGCCGGAGGCACGGCGGCTGGAGGTCCTCTTCTTCGGAGCGCCCACGGCCAATGGCCCCGGCCACGACCCGGTGACCCGCTACCGGGCGATCAAGCGCAACCTCGGCACGGAGGGAATTGATTTCACCTACTCGGAGAACCCTGCCGAAGCGCTCAGCCCTAGCACGCTCGCCAAGTACGACGCCGTGCTGATGTATGGCAACTGGGAGCAAAACGGACCGATGCCTACCGCACAGCTCAGCTCTCTAACAGCCTATGTGGAGAATGGCGGCGCCTTCCTGCCGATTCATTGTGCCTCTGCCTGCTACGGTAAGTCCCCGGAGTTCATCAAGCTGGTCGGCGGTCGCTTCAAGGGCCACACGGCGGGAGTCTTCAAGGCGACCAACGTCAATCCGGAGCATCCCATCATGCGCAGTTACGGCGGCTTCGAGGCATGGGATGAAACGTATGTGCACGACACCCAGAGCGAAGACCGGGTGATTCTGGAGAAGCGCGATCAAGAGCCGTGGACGTGGGTGCGAGAACAAGGGAAAGGCCGCATCTTTTACACGGCGGCGGGGCATGACCACCGGGTGTGGGACCAGCCCGCATTCCGTGATCTGATCAAGCGGGCGATCTTGTGGAGCGTGGGTCCGGAGAAGCAGGCGAAGCTTGCAGCGCTGGAGTTGCCGGTGCTGGAGCAACAGGAGGTGGAGCTGCCCGGCTACGTGAAGCGCGAGCTCATCACCAAGGCGCAGAAGCCCCTGTCCGCTGAGGATTCGATGAAGCTGGCCCAGGTGCCCGCGGGCTTCGAGCTGTCGCTGTTCGCCAGCGAGCCGGACATCGTGAACCCGATCTTCGTAAATTGGGACCACCGGGGCCGCGCCTTTGTCATCCAGACGGTGGATTACCCTAACAACCTGCACTCCGGCAACCTGGGCAATGACAAGATCATCATCTGCGATGACACCGACAAGGACGGGCGGGCCGACAAGTTTACCACCTTCGCCGACAAGCTTTCGATCCCGACCTCGCTGGTCTTCGCCAACGGCGGCATGATCTGCACCAACGGCACCGACATGCTTTTCCTGCAGGACACCGACGGGGACGACAAGTCCGACGTCCGCAAGGTGCTCTTCACCGGCTTCAGCATGGGCGACACCCACGCCGGTGTCTCGAACCTGCGCTACGGACACGACGGCTGGATCTACGCGACCGTGGGTTACTCCGGCTTCCGCGGCTACGTGGGAGGGAAGCAACAGCAGTTCACGCAGGGGATTTTCCGCTTCAAGCCCGACGCCTCCGAGCTCGAATACCTCCAGCCGACGACCAACAACACCTGGGGTCTGGGGACCACCTCGGACTTCGATGTCATGGGGTCCACCGCGAACGGCAACCCGTCCTTCTATCCGACCCATGCGCAGGCGGCCTACGAGTCGATCGGTCGTCGCGCGCCGCGGACGCCTCGCGCCGATGACAATCCGATTTTCAATCCCAGCTCCACCGACATCCGCCAGGTGGACCAGCATGAGAAGTACACCGCGGGGGCCGGCCACGCCTTCTACACGGCGGAGCGCTTTCCTGCGGAGTGGCGCGAGAAGGCCGCCTTCGTCACGGAAGCCACCGGCAAGCTCGTGGGCACCTTTGACATCACTCGCCAGGGTTCCGGCTACAAGGCGGTGCAGCGCTTCAACAACCTCTACAACAGCGCGGATGCCTGGTCCGGCCCGGTCTGCGCCGAAGTCGGGCCGGATGGCGCGATGTGGATCTGCGATTGGTACAACCTGATCATCCAGCATAACCCGACGCCTAACAAGCGGTCCGCCGGCCTCGATGCGAAGAACGGCAAGGGCAACGCCTACGAGACGCCGCTGCGCGACACCCAGTATGGCCGTATCTACCGGATCTATCCGAAGGGTTCGCCGGACGACGCGACTCCGGGCCTCGATCCCGCGAAGCCGGAGACCTTGATCGCCGCGCTGGATCACCCGAACTTGCTCTGGCGGCTGCACGCGCAACGACTGATCATCGAGAGCGGCAACAAGCAGCTCGCGGAGAAGCTTGGCTCTCTCGCCGCCGCCGGCACCAGGGGTTCGGCGCATGCGGTGTATGCCTTGGCAGGACTTGGCGCGATGAACGAGGACACCGCGAGCACCGCGCTCAAGTCGAAGGTCCGTGCGATCCAGCGCGCCGGTATCAAGGTGGCGACGCCCCAACAGCTCAAGGAGGCCTACATCGCCGAGGGTGCCTTCACGGTCGCCGATGACCGCGAACTGGCAGATGCGCTGGTGTCGCTTTCCCGGCTTCCGGAGGATGTGGAGCTCGGCAAGGCGCTCTTCAATCTGATCACCAAGGAAGAGTCGCGCATTACTGAGGAGGTCACTCTCAAAGACGCCTGGCTCATCGCGGCGCATCGCCATGCCGCCAGTGTGACTGCTGCCGCCAAGGCTGCGGGATACACCGGTGAGGTGATTGAGAAACTGGAGATGCCGAACCAGATGCCCAACCCCGGCTTCAACGAGGTGGTCGATGGCAAGCCGACCGGTTGGAATGAAGTCCGCGTCTATGGCGATGGTACGCCTTTCGACGTGAGCACCACCGCGGACGGTCGGAATGGCACGCCGGGTCTTGCGCTATCGTCCACTGCCAAGGCGGTCGATGGCGGAGCGGTCGTCAACCTGCGGGTCAAGCCGGCCACGCGCTACCGCCTGTCGGTATGGGCGAAAGCGGTGGGCCTCCAGCCAGTTGGCGATGGGCTCGGCGCGATGCTTTTCTGCGAAGGGGGGGAGCGGTCCGGCAACGTCAAGGGGGACTCCGAGTGGACGCAGCTCTCCACGGAACTCGATACCGGCGACCGTAGCCGCCTGCTGGTGCATTGCCTGATCGGTGCCTTCGGTGGCGCGACCGGCACGGTGATCTTCGACGACATATCCCTCACCGAGATTCCCGGTGCCAGCGGGGCGAAAGGCCTGCTCGCGGAGCTTGCGGCAAAGGCGGCCAACCCGGCGGCTTCGGCTACGGCGAAGAAATTCGCGCCCGATCCTGAAGTCCACAAGCGCGGTGCCGAGATCTACGGGCTGACCTGCATCGCTTGCCACCAGCCGACCGGCGCGGGACTGGACGGCGCATTCCCGCCGCTTGATGGTTCCGACTGGGCGACGGGTGATCCGAGCGTGCCGATCCGCATTGTCACTGGCGGCCTTCAGGGGCCGGTCAAGGTTGCGGGGAAGGACTACAACGCGGTGATGCCGGCTCATGTGGACCTTGATGACCAGAAGGTCTCCGATGTCTTGACCTACGTGCGGCAGAGTTGGTCGAACGATGCATCACCGGTCACGCCGGTGCAGGTAAAGGAGATCCGGGAGCGCCACAAGGACCGCACCACGCCTTGGACCGCCGCGGAACTGAGCCGCTGA
- a CDS encoding LacI family DNA-binding transcriptional regulator, whose translation MIPSRRATIKDIALSAGLSTAAVSQALRPHPNSNIKLQAETIERVKRVASELNYQPHAGARSIRSNSFDTIGYFTAKTGLFVNSPTGYLAGVHDIAEGHGSRITLIRLPADVDDITKAMPAVFSERNLDALVIESYSDLARQIYDRVQLSRLPLVFLNDRHETNSVYVDDEWAAGELTRHLIEKGYQRIGFLHRHTEGDPPVKKMHHSASDRESGYRKAMRRAKLPVSCHTVTTKGVVGLDVELSAADWKMIRQHDAVIAYDDDLANLVGRTAYDRGVRVPRSLAIASFNGDYASLSAWRRLTTMQIPSYEMGKRAAGMAFELSKGGAETAIPSVAYRPTLIVGQTT comes from the coding sequence ATGATCCCATCCCGAAGAGCAACGATCAAGGACATTGCCCTCTCCGCCGGCCTGAGCACGGCCGCGGTGTCGCAGGCGCTGCGACCGCACCCTAATTCCAACATCAAGCTCCAAGCCGAGACCATCGAGCGGGTAAAACGGGTCGCCAGCGAACTCAATTACCAACCGCATGCCGGTGCCCGGTCGATCCGCTCCAATAGCTTCGACACCATCGGCTATTTCACCGCGAAGACCGGTCTTTTCGTGAATTCCCCGACGGGCTACCTCGCGGGTGTTCACGACATCGCTGAGGGTCATGGGTCGCGCATCACGCTGATCCGGCTGCCGGCAGACGTTGACGACATCACCAAGGCAATGCCGGCAGTCTTCAGTGAGCGCAACCTGGATGCGCTGGTCATCGAGAGCTATAGCGACCTGGCCCGCCAGATCTATGATCGGGTGCAGCTCTCGCGGCTGCCGCTGGTTTTCCTCAATGACCGCCACGAGACGAATTCGGTCTATGTGGACGACGAGTGGGCAGCCGGGGAGTTGACCCGCCATCTCATTGAAAAGGGCTACCAGCGCATCGGGTTCCTCCACCGTCACACCGAAGGCGATCCGCCGGTGAAGAAGATGCACCACAGCGCCTCCGACCGGGAGTCTGGATACCGCAAGGCCATGCGCAGGGCGAAGCTGCCAGTGTCGTGCCACACGGTCACCACCAAGGGCGTGGTCGGTCTCGATGTCGAATTGTCCGCCGCCGACTGGAAAATGATCCGCCAGCATGATGCGGTGATCGCTTATGACGATGACCTCGCCAACCTCGTCGGTCGCACCGCCTACGATCGGGGTGTGCGGGTTCCGAGGTCGCTGGCGATAGCCAGCTTCAATGGCGACTATGCCTCGCTGTCTGCGTGGCGGCGACTTACCACAATGCAGATTCCCTCATACGAGATGGGGAAGAGAGCGGCGGGGATGGCATTCGAGCTCTCGAAGGGGGGGGCGGAGACGGCGATTCCGTCCGTTGCCTATCGCCCCACCCTGATCGTCGGACAGACGACTTGA
- a CDS encoding glycoside hydrolase family 43 protein: MTAPLASATVIRNPVLKGFNPDPSILRVGDDFYLATSTFEWFPGVQIHHSRDLVNWRLLTRPLDRASQLDMTGNPDSGGIWAPCLSYSDGVFYLIYTDVKYWKREPYKIAYNYLVTARAIEGPWSEPVFLNSSGFDPSLFHDDDGRKWYLNMEWDHRKQNNRFSGILLQEFCSESRTLIGPVKKIFKGTERGLVEGPHLYKRNGWYYLLTAEGGTVYAHAATLARSRAIDGPYELHPQKHLLSTYGCLEAELQKAGHASLVETHMGEWYLAHLCGRPIDGRHCTLGRETAIQKCIWGADDWLYLEQGGMIPSVTTKGPAGLPEAPFPEATWDGNFDSPELNLNFQSLRRPVSEDWLSLTERPGYLRLKGMEPTISSFRQSLLARRVQSFDISVETSVEFQPETFQQMAGLIAWYDTENHCYLRLSHDETLGRNLNIIVTDAAESCEVLLDDVPVPATGGIGMRLTLKGAALQFEFAIAGGDWRKIGPVLNGAILSDDYSHLGFTGAFVGMCCQDISGQKRQADFSRFVYRENS, from the coding sequence ATGACCGCGCCGCTTGCATCCGCCACAGTCATCCGCAATCCTGTGCTGAAGGGCTTCAATCCCGATCCCTCGATCCTGCGGGTGGGCGACGACTTCTATCTCGCGACTTCGACCTTCGAGTGGTTTCCCGGGGTGCAGATTCATCACTCGCGTGATCTCGTGAATTGGCGCTTGTTGACGCGTCCGCTCGACCGCGCCAGTCAGCTCGATATGACGGGGAACCCCGACTCCGGTGGCATCTGGGCACCGTGCCTGTCCTACTCGGACGGCGTGTTTTACCTGATCTACACCGACGTGAAGTACTGGAAGCGGGAGCCCTATAAGATCGCCTACAACTACCTCGTCACCGCGAGGGCGATCGAGGGACCATGGTCCGAGCCGGTGTTCCTGAACAGCAGTGGCTTTGATCCCTCGCTCTTTCATGACGACGATGGACGCAAGTGGTACCTCAACATGGAGTGGGATCACCGCAAGCAGAACAACCGCTTCTCAGGCATCCTGCTCCAGGAGTTCTGTTCGGAATCGCGGACGCTCATCGGTCCGGTGAAGAAGATCTTCAAAGGGACGGAGCGTGGTCTGGTGGAAGGTCCGCATCTCTACAAGCGAAACGGCTGGTACTACCTGCTTACGGCCGAGGGTGGGACCGTGTATGCCCACGCCGCGACCCTCGCCCGCTCGCGCGCTATTGACGGCCCCTACGAGCTGCATCCGCAGAAACATCTGCTCAGCACGTATGGCTGCCTTGAGGCGGAATTGCAGAAGGCCGGCCACGCGTCGCTGGTCGAAACGCATATGGGCGAGTGGTATCTCGCCCATCTGTGCGGCCGTCCCATTGATGGCAGGCATTGCACACTCGGCCGCGAGACTGCGATCCAGAAATGCATCTGGGGGGCGGATGACTGGCTCTATCTCGAACAAGGCGGCATGATTCCGAGCGTCACTACCAAGGGCCCCGCGGGACTTCCTGAGGCTCCCTTCCCTGAAGCCACTTGGGATGGCAATTTCGACTCGCCGGAGCTCAATCTCAATTTCCAAAGCCTGCGTCGGCCGGTAAGCGAAGACTGGCTCAGTCTAACAGAACGCCCGGGCTACCTGCGGCTCAAGGGGATGGAACCGACGATCAGCAGCTTCCGCCAGAGCCTCCTCGCACGGCGCGTCCAGTCCTTCGACATCAGTGTGGAGACTTCCGTCGAATTCCAACCGGAGACTTTTCAGCAGATGGCCGGTCTCATCGCCTGGTACGATACCGAGAATCATTGCTATCTCCGCCTGAGCCACGATGAGACGCTCGGCCGCAACCTCAATATCATTGTCACCGACGCAGCGGAGAGTTGCGAGGTTTTGCTGGACGACGTGCCGGTGCCAGCGACCGGAGGGATTGGCATGCGACTTACCTTGAAAGGTGCCGCGCTCCAGTTTGAGTTCGCCATTGCCGGCGGCGATTGGCGGAAGATTGGTCCTGTCTTGAATGGCGCGATCCTTTCCGACGATTACAGCCACCTCGGCTTTACCGGGGCTTTCGTCGGCATGTGCTGCCAGGACATCAGCGGACAAAAGCGGCAGGCCGATTTCAGCCGCTTCGTCTATCGGGAGAACTCCTGA